Proteins from one Lachnospiraceae bacterium KGMB03038 genomic window:
- a CDS encoding guanylate kinase produces the protein MGKIYYIMGKSSSGKDTMYKELQKRFPALKRVVLYTTRPVREGERDGVEYFFVSQERLEQFQREGRLIELRTYHTVCGDWKYATVDDGQIRLDEADYLMIGTLESYQKMKEYFGETVLVPIYIEVEDGERLSRALDRERRQMVPRYDELCRRFLADKEDFSEENLRKAGITRRYRNQDQLQCLEEIAEGIQYGKF, from the coding sequence ATGGGTAAAATATACTATATCATGGGGAAAAGTTCTTCTGGAAAGGACACCATGTATAAAGAACTGCAAAAACGTTTTCCGGCTCTGAAACGGGTGGTTCTATATACCACGCGGCCGGTCCGGGAAGGAGAGCGGGATGGCGTAGAGTATTTCTTTGTTTCACAGGAACGGCTGGAGCAGTTCCAGAGAGAAGGCAGGCTGATCGAGCTGCGCACGTATCATACGGTGTGCGGAGACTGGAAATATGCTACTGTGGATGACGGACAGATACGGCTTGATGAGGCGGATTACCTGATGATCGGGACATTGGAATCTTATCAGAAGATGAAGGAATATTTTGGTGAAACGGTTTTGGTTCCTATCTATATAGAAGTAGAGGATGGGGAGCGGCTAAGCCGGGCGCTGGATCGTGAGAGGCGCCAGATGGTCCCAAGATATGACGAACTGTGCAGACGGTTTCTGGCGGACAAGGAAGATTTCTCCGAAGAGAATCTGAGAAAGGCCGGGATCACCAGAAGATACAGAAATCAAGATCAGTTACAATGTTTAGAAGAAATTGCAGAGGGAATACAGTATGGGAAGTTTTAA
- the ugpC gene encoding sn-glycerol-3-phosphate ABC transporter ATP-binding protein UgpC → MASLSLKHINKVYPNGFEAVKDFNLEIEDKEFIIFVGPSGCGKSTTLRMVAGLEDISSGELKIGDKVVNDVEPKDRDIAMVFQNYALYPHMTVYDNMAFGLKLRKVPKDEIDKMVREAARILDLEALLDRKPKALSGGQRQRVAMGRAIVRNPKVFLMDEPLSNLDAKLRGQMRIEISKLHQRLGTTIIYVTHDQTEAMTLGTRIVVMNAGVVQQVDTPQTLYDYPCNLFVAGFIGSPQMNFVDATCKVQGDKVYLVAGPSEIELPAAKAKKLIDGGYDGKTVVLGIRPEDVHDEPAFLQASPNTVIEAKIRVYEMLGAEVFLYFDYEGSSMTARVDPRTTARTGDTVKFALDAEKIHVFDKETEQTITN, encoded by the coding sequence ATGGCAAGTTTATCATTGAAGCACATCAATAAAGTCTATCCAAACGGATTTGAGGCGGTAAAAGATTTTAATCTTGAGATCGAAGATAAAGAATTTATCATCTTCGTAGGACCTTCAGGATGTGGAAAATCAACGACGCTCCGTATGGTAGCCGGCCTTGAGGATATTTCTTCCGGTGAACTGAAGATTGGGGATAAGGTTGTAAATGATGTAGAGCCAAAGGATAGAGATATCGCCATGGTATTCCAGAACTATGCGCTGTATCCACATATGACCGTATATGATAACATGGCTTTTGGTCTGAAATTGAGAAAAGTACCAAAAGATGAGATTGATAAGATGGTTCGTGAAGCCGCAAGGATCCTGGATCTGGAAGCTCTTCTGGACCGTAAGCCGAAGGCGTTGTCCGGCGGACAGAGACAGCGTGTTGCTATGGGACGCGCGATCGTTCGTAATCCTAAGGTATTCCTGATGGATGAGCCTCTTTCCAACCTGGACGCAAAACTGCGCGGCCAGATGCGTATTGAGATTTCCAAGCTGCATCAGAGACTGGGAACTACGATCATCTACGTAACACATGACCAGACAGAAGCTATGACGCTTGGTACCAGAATCGTTGTTATGAACGCCGGTGTTGTTCAGCAGGTAGACACGCCGCAGACACTGTACGATTATCCATGCAACCTGTTTGTGGCTGGATTTATCGGATCTCCGCAGATGAACTTTGTAGACGCGACCTGTAAAGTACAGGGCGATAAGGTATATCTGGTGGCTGGACCTTCCGAGATCGAACTGCCGGCAGCGAAGGCAAAGAAACTGATCGACGGCGGTTATGATGGAAAGACAGTCGTACTTGGAATCCGTCCGGAAGACGTACATGACGAGCCGGCATTCCTTCAAGCTTCTCCGAATACCGTAATTGAGGCGAAGATCCGTGTATATGAGATGCTTGGAGCAGAAGTATTCCTGTACTTTGACTATGAAGGCTCCAGCATGACGGCAAGAGTTGATCCAAGAACAACCGCAAGAACAGGCGACACCGTGAAATTTGCTCTGGATGCAGAGAAGATCCACGTATTCGACAAAGAGACAGAGCAGACGATCACAAACTAG
- the holB gene encoding DNA polymerase III subunit delta', with the protein MGSFKNVVGHKDIIKYIQNAVTEDKVSHAYILNGERGSGKKMLANLFAATLLCERKGPDPCNECHSCIQAESGNHPDIIRVVHEKPGSISVDDIREQVNQTVSVKPYQGPYKVYIIPEADLMTVQAQNALLKTIEEPPEYVVILLLTENADLLLPTITSRCVMLKLRNIKDTLIKKYLMEKLEVPDYKADICTAFAQGNMGRAIMLAGSEHFNEIREEALQLLKYIHEMEMDEIIEAVNHITTYKLEINDYLDILMVWYRDVLMYKATKDVEKVVFKDQINVIKEQVKKSSYEGIELILESLEKAKTRLKANVNFELTMELLFLTIKEN; encoded by the coding sequence ATGGGAAGTTTTAAAAATGTGGTGGGCCATAAGGACATCATCAAGTATATCCAAAACGCGGTGACAGAAGATAAGGTATCACACGCTTATATTTTGAATGGAGAGAGGGGATCCGGGAAAAAGATGCTGGCCAATCTTTTTGCCGCCACTCTTCTGTGTGAAAGAAAGGGGCCGGATCCGTGCAATGAATGCCATTCCTGTATCCAGGCGGAGAGCGGCAATCATCCGGATATTATCCGGGTGGTCCATGAGAAGCCTGGAAGCATCAGTGTGGACGATATCCGTGAACAGGTGAATCAGACGGTTTCCGTGAAACCTTACCAGGGTCCGTATAAGGTCTACATCATTCCAGAAGCAGATCTCATGACGGTCCAGGCTCAGAACGCGCTTCTGAAGACCATTGAAGAGCCGCCGGAGTATGTGGTGATCCTGTTGCTTACGGAGAACGCGGATCTGCTGCTTCCTACCATTACCTCTCGCTGTGTGATGTTAAAGCTTAGGAATATCAAGGATACATTGATCAAAAAGTATCTGATGGAAAAGCTGGAGGTGCCGGACTATAAAGCAGATATCTGTACAGCATTTGCCCAGGGGAATATGGGACGGGCGATCATGCTGGCTGGTTCCGAGCATTTTAATGAGATTCGGGAGGAGGCGCTCCAGCTTCTGAAATATATCCATGAGATGGAGATGGACGAGATCATCGAAGCGGTAAACCATATTACCACATATAAGCTGGAGATCAATGATTATCTGGATATCCTGATGGTATGGTACCGGGATGTGCTGATGTATAAGGCCACCAAGGACGTAGAGAAAGTGGTGTTTAAGGACCAGATCAATGTGATCAAGGAACAGGTGAAGAAAAGCTCTTACGAAGGGATCGAGCTGATCCTGGAAAGCCTTGAGAAGGCAAAGACCAGGCTGAAGGCAAATGTGAATTTTGAACTGACCATGGAGCTTTTGTTCCTGACGATAAAGGAGAATTAA
- the rsmI gene encoding 16S rRNA (cytidine(1402)-2'-O)-methyltransferase gives MAGTLYLCATPIGNLEDISFRALRILKEADLIAAEDTRNSIKLLNHFEIKTPMTSYHEYNKIEKGRKLVERLQKGENIALITDAGTPGISDPGEELTAMCHEAGIQVTAVPGPAACVTALTISGLPTKRFAFEAFLPAEKKPRQNILEELKEETRTIVLYEAPHRLVKTLEALRDALGDRRMSLCRELTKKHEEVFQTTLEAAIERYREQQPKGEYVLVIQGKDQKEIQREREESWKEMDLKEHMDYYLRQGMEKKEAMKQVAKDRGVSKREIYRELL, from the coding sequence ATGGCAGGTACGCTGTATTTATGCGCGACACCAATTGGAAATCTGGAAGATATCAGTTTCCGCGCTCTTCGGATCTTAAAAGAAGCAGATCTGATCGCGGCGGAAGACACCCGCAACAGCATCAAACTGCTGAATCATTTTGAGATCAAGACGCCAATGACCAGCTATCATGAATACAATAAGATCGAGAAGGGAAGAAAGCTGGTAGAAAGACTCCAGAAAGGAGAGAATATTGCCTTGATCACGGATGCGGGGACGCCGGGGATCTCGGATCCAGGGGAGGAATTGACTGCTATGTGCCACGAGGCGGGAATCCAGGTAACGGCAGTTCCCGGCCCGGCTGCTTGCGTGACGGCCCTTACCATATCCGGTCTGCCAACGAAGCGGTTTGCCTTTGAAGCGTTCCTTCCCGCAGAGAAGAAACCGCGCCAGAATATTTTGGAAGAATTAAAAGAAGAAACCCGGACGATCGTACTCTATGAGGCGCCTCATCGCTTGGTGAAAACGCTGGAAGCGCTTCGGGATGCGCTGGGCGACCGGCGGATGAGCCTCTGCCGGGAATTGACGAAAAAGCATGAAGAAGTGTTCCAGACCACACTGGAAGCAGCAATAGAAAGATACCGGGAACAGCAGCCCAAGGGAGAATATGTTCTGGTGATCCAGGGAAAAGATCAAAAAGAGATCCAGCGAGAACGGGAAGAGAGTTGGAAAGAAATGGACTTAAAGGAGCATATGGACTATTATCTGCGGCAGGGGATGGAAAAGAAGGAAGCCATGAAGCAGGTGGCCAAAGACAGGGGAGTAAGTAAAAGAGAGATTTACCGGGAGCTTTTATAG
- a CDS encoding tRNA1(Val) (adenine(37)-N6)-methyltransferase, with product MENQNWTTPDLKDGERVDDLQIKGYKIIQNPGRFCFGMDAVLLSSFAKVRKGERALDLGTGTGILPILLEAKNEGGSYVGLEIQKESADMAKRSVRLNHLEDRIQIVTGDIKEAAAVFGAASFAVITVNPPYMIGDHGLKNEKEALYIARHEVLCTLDDILRQSSKVLKDKGRFYMVHRPFRLPEILRKMWEYKLEPKRMQLVHPQIGKEPNMVLLEGVKGGNPRLKVEPPLIVYQEDGNYTPKLLEIYSQGIKNG from the coding sequence ATGGAAAATCAAAACTGGACGACGCCTGATCTAAAAGACGGAGAACGTGTGGACGACCTGCAGATCAAAGGATATAAGATCATTCAGAATCCTGGGAGATTCTGTTTTGGAATGGATGCGGTACTGCTTTCTTCTTTCGCGAAGGTGCGCAAGGGAGAGCGGGCGCTGGACCTGGGGACAGGGACAGGAATCCTGCCTATCCTGCTGGAAGCAAAGAACGAAGGCGGTTCTTATGTAGGTTTGGAAATACAGAAGGAAAGCGCGGATATGGCAAAAAGAAGCGTCCGGCTTAACCATTTGGAGGATCGGATCCAGATCGTGACAGGAGATATCAAAGAGGCGGCAGCAGTATTCGGCGCGGCCTCTTTTGCCGTTATTACAGTCAATCCGCCTTATATGATCGGAGATCACGGATTAAAAAATGAGAAGGAAGCGCTGTATATTGCCCGGCATGAAGTCCTGTGCACGCTGGATGACATTTTAAGACAGAGCAGTAAAGTCCTGAAGGATAAAGGAAGATTTTACATGGTGCACCGCCCGTTCCGGCTGCCGGAGATACTGAGAAAGATGTGGGAGTATAAGCTTGAGCCAAAGCGGATGCAGCTTGTCCACCCGCAGATCGGCAAGGAACCCAATATGGTGCTTTTGGAAGGCGTGAAAGGCGGGAATCCCCGACTGAAGGTGGAACCGCCGCTGATCGTTTACCAGGAGGATGGAAACTATACGCCGAAGCTTTTGGAGATTTATTCCCAGGGAATTAAAAACGGGTAG
- a CDS encoding stage 0 sporulation family protein, translating to MTNIIGVRFRTAGKIYYFSPGKFNPKLGDKVIVETARGVEFGSVVLGPKEVEDSKITQPLKSVIRLATAEDVKKEEKNREKEKEAFGICLEKIRKHGLEMKLIDAEYTFDNNKVLFYFTADGRIDFRELVKDLASVFRTRIELRQIGVRDETKIRGGIGICGRPLCCHTYLTEFAPVSIKMAKEQNLSLNPTKISGVCGRLMCCLTNEEETYEELNSHLPSNGDHVITPEGLKGDVQAVNVLRQLVKVVVNLDNDEKEIREYKASELKFKPRRKKKDAKLSKEEMAQLKGLEEKNGKSKLDDA from the coding sequence ATGACAAATATAATAGGAGTAAGATTCCGCACAGCCGGGAAGATCTATTACTTCTCGCCGGGGAAATTCAATCCCAAGCTTGGCGATAAGGTGATCGTAGAGACCGCAAGAGGCGTAGAGTTTGGATCCGTGGTACTGGGGCCAAAAGAGGTGGAGGACAGTAAGATCACCCAGCCATTGAAATCGGTGATCCGGCTGGCCACAGCGGAAGATGTGAAAAAAGAGGAGAAAAACCGGGAGAAGGAAAAAGAAGCGTTTGGAATCTGCCTGGAGAAGATCCGTAAACACGGACTGGAGATGAAGCTGATCGATGCGGAATATACCTTCGACAACAATAAGGTGTTATTCTATTTCACCGCGGACGGGCGGATCGATTTCCGTGAGCTGGTCAAAGATCTGGCCAGTGTATTCCGCACCAGGATCGAGCTGCGGCAGATTGGCGTCCGGGATGAAACGAAGATCAGGGGCGGGATCGGTATCTGCGGACGGCCTCTTTGCTGCCACACTTATCTGACAGAATTTGCCCCTGTATCTATCAAAATGGCGAAAGAGCAGAATCTTTCCCTGAACCCGACGAAGATCTCAGGGGTCTGCGGGCGGCTGATGTGCTGTCTGACTAACGAGGAAGAGACCTACGAAGAACTGAACAGCCACCTTCCATCCAACGGCGACCATGTGATCACGCCGGAAGGCCTGAAAGGGGACGTGCAGGCAGTCAATGTGCTGCGGCAGTTGGTAAAAGTGGTAGTAAACCTGGACAACGACGAGAAAGAAATCCGGGAATATAAGGCGTCTGAACTGAAATTTAAGCCGAGGCGGAAGAAAAAGGACGCTAAGCTGTCAAAAGAAGAGATGGCACAGTTAAAAGGGCTGGAAGAGAAAAATGGAAAATCAAAACTGGACGACGCCTGA